In Chryseobacterium gleum, a single genomic region encodes these proteins:
- a CDS encoding NAD(P)H-dependent oxidoreductase yields the protein MSLIEDLNWRHAVKAYDPTKKVSQEDLNTILEAARLAPTSSGLQPFRVIVVESQELKEKMVAGALNPEVMRDSSHVLVFAAWDSYSNEKIDKVYDYHTDVRDLPRGRFGSYTDKIKEIYGAQTPEEHFAHTARQTYIALGIALAQAAELKIDSTPAEGFSNDVVDEVLGLRELGLKSVSLLYLGYRDEANDWLSTMKKVRIPMDEFIIKK from the coding sequence ATGTCATTAATAGAAGATCTGAACTGGAGACATGCTGTAAAAGCGTATGATCCAACCAAAAAAGTTTCACAGGAAGACCTTAACACTATTTTAGAAGCTGCAAGACTGGCCCCTACTTCATCAGGATTACAACCTTTCCGGGTTATTGTAGTTGAAAGCCAGGAACTGAAAGAAAAAATGGTAGCCGGAGCATTAAACCCTGAAGTAATGAGAGATTCTTCTCACGTTTTGGTGTTTGCTGCATGGGACAGCTATTCCAATGAAAAAATTGACAAAGTTTATGATTATCATACTGACGTAAGAGATCTTCCAAGAGGCCGTTTCGGAAGCTATACTGATAAAATCAAAGAAATATACGGTGCACAGACTCCTGAAGAGCATTTTGCACACACTGCCCGCCAGACTTATATTGCATTAGGGATCGCCCTTGCTCAGGCTGCAGAACTTAAAATCGACAGTACTCCGGCAGAAGGATTCAGCAATGATGTTGTGGATGAAGTACTGGGACTAAGAGAACTGGGATTAAAAAGCGTAAGTCTTTTGTATCTTGGATACCGTGATGAAGCTAATGACTGGCTTTCTACTATGAAAAAAGTCAGAATTCCAATGGATGAATTTATCATAAAAAAATAA
- a CDS encoding class I SAM-dependent methyltransferase, whose amino-acid sequence MEKEELKILAQNLANPQGEKGIEIGEMMNATNISMTLESIRTLSIDDGQQILEIGHGNAGHLKSIMNLAKNLRYTGIDISETMHNEAKRLNKEFESQAEFVLYEGKKLPFQDRTFDKIFTVNTVYFWENPVDFLNQIYRVLKDDGTFVLTFGQTEFIEKLPFTEFDFTLYSNSEMEELISKSHFKRMKTSEKEEEIKSKTGNENIRRIYTILTIKK is encoded by the coding sequence ATGGAAAAAGAAGAACTCAAAATCCTCGCACAGAATCTTGCCAATCCTCAGGGTGAAAAAGGCATTGAGATTGGTGAAATGATGAATGCCACTAACATCAGTATGACGTTAGAAAGTATCAGAACACTTTCGATAGATGACGGCCAGCAAATCCTTGAAATAGGACACGGAAACGCCGGACACCTTAAAAGTATAATGAACCTTGCCAAAAACCTCAGGTACACAGGAATTGATATTTCTGAAACCATGCACAATGAAGCCAAAAGACTCAATAAAGAATTTGAAAGTCAGGCAGAATTTGTGTTGTACGAAGGAAAAAAGCTTCCTTTTCAGGATAGGACCTTTGATAAAATATTTACAGTCAACACCGTGTATTTCTGGGAAAATCCGGTGGATTTTTTAAATCAAATCTACAGGGTTTTGAAAGATGACGGAACGTTCGTTCTTACATTCGGGCAAACAGAGTTCATAGAAAAATTACCGTTTACGGAATTTGATTTCACCTTATACAGCAACAGCGAAATGGAAGAACTGATCTCCAAAAGCCATTTCAAAAGAATGAAAACTTCTGAAAAAGAAGAAGAAATAAAAAGTAAAACAGGAAACGAAAACATACGAAGAATATATACAATTTTAACCATAAAAAAGTAA
- a CDS encoding protein-glutamine glutaminase, translated as MKKFLLSMMAFVTILSFNACSDSSANQDPNLVAKESNEVAMKDFGKTVPVGIEKEDGKFKISFMVTAQPYEIADSKENAGYISMIRQAVENETPVHVFLKVNTNKIAKVEKATDDDIRYFKSVFNKQERGESNKAVSVIPDLATLNSLFTQIKNQACGTSTASSPCITFRYPVDGCYARAHKMRQILLNAGYDCEKQFVYGNLRASTGTCCVSWVYHVAILVSFKNASGIVEKRIIDPSLFSSGPVTDSAWRAACTNTSCGSASVSSYANTAGNVYYRSPSGSLLYDNNYVNTNCVLNIFSSLSGCSPSPAPSVASCGF; from the coding sequence ATGAAAAAATTTCTGTTATCCATGATGGCATTCGTGACGATTCTGTCATTCAATGCCTGCTCAGATTCAAGTGCCAACCAGGACCCGAATCTTGTCGCTAAAGAATCTAACGAAGTCGCTATGAAAGATTTCGGTAAGACTGTTCCGGTAGGGATTGAAAAAGAAGATGGAAAATTTAAAATCTCATTTATGGTTACTGCCCAGCCGTATGAAATTGCGGACAGTAAAGAAAATGCAGGTTATATTTCCATGATCAGACAGGCTGTTGAGAATGAAACTCCCGTTCATGTTTTCCTTAAAGTCAACACCAATAAAATTGCAAAAGTAGAAAAAGCAACAGATGATGACATCCGTTATTTTAAATCTGTATTCAACAAGCAAGAGAGAGGTGAAAGCAACAAAGCAGTCAGTGTTATTCCTGATCTGGCAACGCTGAACAGTTTATTTACCCAGATCAAAAACCAGGCTTGCGGAACTTCTACAGCATCTTCTCCTTGTATCACCTTCAGATATCCGGTTGACGGATGTTATGCAAGGGCTCACAAAATGAGACAAATCCTATTGAACGCCGGCTATGACTGTGAAAAGCAGTTCGTATATGGTAATCTGAGAGCTTCTACAGGAACATGCTGTGTATCATGGGTATATCACGTAGCAATTTTGGTAAGCTTCAAAAATGCTTCAGGAATTGTTGAAAAAAGAATCATAGATCCTTCATTATTCTCCAGCGGTCCTGTAACAGATTCTGCATGGAGAGCTGCATGTACCAACACAAGCTGCGGATCTGCGTCTGTATCTTCCTACGCCAATACAGCAGGAAATGTTTACTACAGAAGTCCGTCAGGTTCATTACTGTATGATAACAACTATGTGAATACCAATTGTGTATTAAACATATTCTCATCCCTTTCAGGATGTTCTCCTTCCCCAGCACCAAGTGTAGCAAGCTGTGGATTTTAA
- a CDS encoding peptide deformylase, giving the protein MKKLSVLLIFFIGFLNAQKLTSHELSIINQGDVNTALPIYQTTDSNQHKTLLNISSEADPLDPNIAVLVKRMRESLLSTDGGVGIAAPQVGINRKIIWVQRFDKEGAPLEYFINPVIVWRSDLQNLGPEGDLSIPDFRDQFYRSKVIQLEYVDLKGQKYSEIVEGFTAVIFQHEIDHLFGILISDKKEKEKNDSYKKVDAYQKSDLMKDRR; this is encoded by the coding sequence ATGAAAAAACTTTCCGTACTGCTGATCTTTTTTATTGGATTTCTCAACGCCCAGAAACTTACTTCCCATGAGCTCTCAATTATTAACCAGGGTGATGTGAATACGGCCTTACCGATTTATCAGACCACAGATTCCAATCAGCATAAAACATTGCTGAACATTTCTTCAGAAGCAGATCCTCTTGATCCCAATATCGCAGTTCTGGTAAAAAGGATGAGAGAATCTCTTCTTTCAACAGATGGCGGAGTAGGCATTGCAGCTCCACAAGTAGGAATCAACAGAAAGATCATCTGGGTACAGCGTTTCGATAAAGAAGGAGCCCCACTGGAATACTTTATCAATCCGGTGATTGTCTGGCGTTCCGATCTGCAGAATCTTGGTCCTGAAGGTGATTTGTCTATCCCTGATTTCAGAGACCAGTTTTACAGAAGTAAGGTTATTCAGCTGGAATATGTGGATCTGAAAGGGCAGAAATATTCAGAAATTGTAGAAGGATTTACAGCGGTTATTTTCCAGCATGAAATCGATCATCTTTTTGGAATACTGATCTCTGATAAAAAAGAAAAAGAGAAGAATGATTCCTATAAAAAAGTAGATGCCTATCAGAAGAGCGATCTGATGAAAGACAGAAGGTGA
- a CDS encoding ChaN family lipoprotein, with product MKNIFIAILIAGFCSLKAQDFKAYQFYDKKGKEVKTEKLVKELAEYDVVFFGENHNSSINHWLQLKITEALFAKKNGQLMLGAEMFERDNQAQLDQYLNGKFDAKTFKDSARLWNNYATDYKPLVDFAKDKKLKFIATNIPRRYASQTAKEGLESLNTLSEKEKTYIAQLPIKVTLDTPGYPEMKKMMGDHAEGTKVMNFISAQATKDATMAESILKNYQAGKTFVHYNGNYHSKEFGGIYWYIKQKNPNLKMAVISVFESEDPELKVPAKDYIPTDFNLIIPADMTKTF from the coding sequence ATGAAAAATATTTTCATAGCGATACTGATAGCCGGTTTCTGTTCATTGAAAGCTCAGGACTTTAAGGCATATCAGTTTTATGATAAAAAAGGAAAGGAAGTAAAGACAGAAAAGCTGGTAAAAGAGCTGGCAGAATATGATGTGGTCTTTTTTGGTGAAAATCATAACAGTTCCATCAACCATTGGCTTCAGCTAAAAATTACGGAAGCTTTGTTTGCGAAGAAGAACGGACAGCTTATGCTCGGGGCAGAGATGTTTGAAAGAGACAATCAGGCACAGCTGGATCAGTATCTGAATGGAAAATTTGATGCCAAAACATTCAAAGATTCCGCCCGTTTATGGAATAACTACGCAACAGATTACAAGCCTTTGGTAGATTTTGCCAAAGATAAAAAGCTGAAGTTTATTGCAACCAACATCCCAAGAAGATATGCCTCCCAAACCGCCAAAGAAGGTCTTGAATCTTTAAATACATTAAGCGAAAAAGAGAAAACTTATATTGCGCAGCTGCCTATTAAAGTGACTTTAGACACTCCGGGATATCCGGAAATGAAAAAGATGATGGGAGACCATGCGGAAGGAACAAAAGTGATGAATTTTATTTCAGCCCAGGCTACAAAAGATGCAACGATGGCCGAATCTATTCTTAAAAACTATCAGGCCGGAAAAACTTTCGTCCATTATAACGGGAACTATCACAGCAAAGAATTTGGTGGAATCTACTGGTATATCAAACAGAAAAATCCTAATCTGAAAATGGCTGTCATCTCCGTTTTTGAATCAGAAGATCCTGAACTGAAAGTTCCTGCTAAAGATTATATCCCGACAGACTTCAATCTGATTATTCCGGCAGATATGACCAAGACTTTTTAG
- the trpA gene encoding tryptophan synthase subunit alpha, whose protein sequence is MKKLNIYFTAGIPQLEDTADIIQLIQDSGADMIEIGMPYSDPVADGPVIQKAHEQALQNGMTIEKLLSQLKAIKNEIRIPVILMGYINPVLSFGFEKFCAACAESGVSGLILPDLPPIEFEKNYQSVLKQYNLNFTFLVTPETSDERMIYLDSLSSGFLYAVSSSSTTGSENAVLKNENYLSRLASLPLKNPVMIGFGIKSKEDFENVTEKADGGIIGTAFVNILLQDKNWKKNAIDFIHSIKG, encoded by the coding sequence ATGAAAAAACTAAATATATACTTCACAGCAGGAATTCCACAACTGGAAGATACCGCTGATATTATACAACTGATTCAGGATTCCGGAGCAGATATGATCGAGATCGGAATGCCCTATTCTGATCCTGTAGCAGATGGCCCCGTGATCCAGAAAGCTCACGAACAGGCTTTACAAAACGGAATGACCATTGAAAAACTCTTGTCCCAATTAAAAGCCATAAAAAACGAAATCAGAATTCCTGTTATTCTGATGGGCTATATCAATCCGGTATTGAGTTTCGGATTTGAAAAGTTCTGTGCTGCATGTGCAGAAAGTGGTGTTTCAGGACTGATTCTTCCTGACCTTCCCCCTATTGAGTTTGAGAAAAACTATCAATCTGTTTTAAAGCAGTACAATCTTAATTTTACCTTTCTGGTGACTCCGGAAACCTCTGATGAAAGAATGATCTATCTGGATTCTTTAAGCTCAGGATTTCTGTACGCAGTAAGTTCTTCTTCCACCACCGGAAGTGAAAATGCCGTTTTAAAAAATGAAAACTACCTTTCCAGATTAGCTTCCCTCCCACTCAAAAATCCTGTGATGATCGGATTTGGAATTAAATCGAAAGAGGATTTTGAAAATGTAACAGAAAAAGCGGATGGCGGTATCATAGGAACAGCCTTTGTGAATATTTTGCTTCAGGATAAAAACTGGAAGAAGAATGCCATAGATTTTATCCATTCTATAAAAGGGTAA
- a CDS encoding MarR family winged helix-turn-helix transcriptional regulator has product MENPKTPKLENQICFPLYVIAKEITGLYRPFLDELGITYPQYLVMMILWDGDGLTVSHIGDKLFLDSGTLTPLLKRLESKGFITRKRKKEDERVVEVFLDEAGRQLQQKACEIPGKIQEKLGIQPEELLHLKDTVLKILNKIENK; this is encoded by the coding sequence ATGGAAAATCCTAAAACACCCAAACTGGAAAACCAGATCTGCTTTCCACTGTACGTGATCGCCAAAGAGATTACGGGACTTTACCGTCCTTTTCTTGATGAACTGGGCATTACTTACCCACAGTATCTTGTGATGATGATATTATGGGATGGAGACGGACTTACCGTAAGCCATATCGGGGATAAGCTGTTTCTGGACAGTGGTACGCTGACGCCTCTTCTTAAAAGGCTTGAGTCTAAAGGATTTATTACCCGAAAAAGAAAAAAAGAGGATGAAAGAGTAGTTGAAGTATTTTTAGACGAAGCGGGCAGGCAGCTTCAGCAGAAAGCCTGTGAAATTCCAGGGAAAATTCAGGAAAAACTAGGAATACAACCTGAAGAGCTGCTGCACCTTAAAGACACGGTACTAAAAATATTAAACAAAATAGAAAATAAATGA
- the lipB gene encoding lipoyl(octanoyl) transferase LipB: MNTNQNKVVEFEDLGIREYQPAWDYQEQLMKNIIDTKIKNRDLPAEQHTTTPNHLLFVEHPHVYTLGKSGHEENMLAGIDKLKEIDATFVKVNRGGDITYHGYGQVVGYPILDLENFFTDIHLYMRNLEEVIIRTIAEYDIQGERSPGETGVWLDVGKPYARKMCAMGVKASRWVTLHGFALNVNTDMRYFEYIIPCGIKDKQVTSLKRELERELNPVEMEELKAKIRKHFADVFQAELLYK; this comes from the coding sequence ATGAATACAAATCAAAATAAAGTAGTAGAATTTGAAGATTTAGGGATCAGAGAATATCAGCCGGCCTGGGATTACCAGGAGCAACTGATGAAAAACATCATTGATACCAAAATAAAAAACAGAGATCTTCCTGCCGAACAGCATACCACTACGCCCAATCACCTTCTTTTTGTAGAACATCCTCACGTTTATACTTTAGGAAAAAGCGGACATGAAGAAAATATGCTTGCCGGTATTGATAAACTGAAAGAAATTGATGCTACTTTCGTGAAAGTAAACCGTGGCGGAGATATTACCTATCATGGCTACGGACAGGTTGTAGGCTATCCTATTCTGGATCTTGAAAACTTTTTTACAGACATTCATTTATATATGAGAAATCTGGAAGAAGTGATCATCAGAACCATTGCCGAATACGACATTCAGGGAGAGCGCTCTCCGGGAGAAACGGGTGTTTGGCTGGATGTGGGAAAACCTTATGCGAGAAAAATGTGTGCGATGGGAGTGAAAGCCTCCCGATGGGTAACCCTTCATGGCTTCGCATTGAATGTAAATACAGACATGCGCTATTTTGAATACATCATCCCATGCGGTATCAAAGATAAGCAGGTGACTTCTTTAAAAAGAGAACTTGAAAGAGAACTGAATCCTGTAGAGATGGAGGAGCTGAAGGCAAAGATCAGGAAGCATTTCGCAGATGTTTTCCAGGCAGAATTGCTTTATAAATAG
- a CDS encoding hemin-degrading factor, whose translation MSTLVNDLKEKWEALKAENPHIRIRNAAAQLGVGEAELLVTGIGEGVTVLNPDFQGILTEAGQLGKVMALTRNDECVHERKGTYLNGDFSSPHAQLFVGEDIDLRIFLNHWKFAFAVVEGDKKSLQFFGKDGLALHKIYLTKDSNETAFDTIVEEFKAEEQNQAFVFEPVAPKQAEKADSDIDVEGFKKAWTELKDTHDFFMMTRKYGVSRTQALRLAPEGFAKKIDNAKVVNILEDASEKNVPIMVFVGNRGIIQIHTGNVNKTLWHQQWFNVMDPDFNLHLDVTKIAEAWIVKKPTEDGEVTAIEVFNKEGDFIVQFFGKRKPGIPELQEWKDLVAALEK comes from the coding sequence ATGAGCACATTAGTTAATGATTTAAAGGAAAAATGGGAAGCTCTGAAAGCAGAAAATCCACATATCAGAATAAGAAATGCAGCCGCACAGCTGGGAGTAGGTGAAGCAGAATTATTAGTGACAGGCATAGGAGAAGGCGTTACGGTGCTGAACCCGGATTTCCAGGGAATCCTTACAGAAGCCGGACAACTCGGAAAAGTAATGGCACTTACCCGTAACGATGAGTGTGTTCATGAAAGAAAAGGAACCTATCTGAATGGTGATTTCAGCAGTCCGCATGCACAGCTTTTTGTGGGAGAAGATATTGATCTCAGAATTTTCCTTAACCACTGGAAGTTTGCTTTTGCAGTAGTAGAAGGAGATAAGAAAAGCCTTCAGTTTTTCGGAAAAGACGGATTGGCACTTCATAAGATTTATCTGACAAAAGATAGTAATGAAACCGCTTTCGATACAATTGTAGAAGAATTTAAAGCGGAAGAACAGAACCAGGCGTTTGTATTTGAGCCTGTAGCTCCAAAGCAGGCTGAAAAAGCAGATTCGGACATTGATGTGGAGGGCTTCAAAAAAGCATGGACAGAACTGAAAGACACTCACGATTTCTTCATGATGACCAGAAAATACGGAGTAAGCAGAACGCAGGCCTTAAGACTGGCTCCGGAAGGATTTGCTAAGAAAATAGATAATGCCAAAGTAGTAAATATCCTTGAAGATGCTTCAGAGAAAAACGTTCCGATCATGGTTTTCGTTGGAAACAGAGGAATTATTCAGATCCACACAGGAAATGTAAACAAAACGCTCTGGCACCAGCAGTGGTTCAACGTGATGGATCCGGATTTCAACCTGCACCTTGATGTAACGAAAATTGCAGAAGCCTGGATCGTTAAGAAACCAACTGAAGATGGGGAAGTAACCGCTATTGAAGTATTCAACAAAGAAGGTGACTTTATCGTCCAGTTCTTTGGAAAGAGAAAACCCGGAATTCCTGAACTTCAGGAATGGAAGGATCTTGTAGCAGCTTTAGAAAAGTAA
- a CDS encoding SDR family oxidoreductase, with amino-acid sequence MQRFKNKTALITGGTNGMGLATAQKFIEEGGTVIITGRSEESVNTALDKLAKNAFGIVSNAGNMKDLMNLQQEVRKYTEQVDLVFANAGYGKFAPVEYVDENHFDELFNVLVKGPFFTVQQMLPLMRSGSSVIFNTSVATDIAMPNFSVYSAAKSAVQSFIKTLAVELTERGIRVNGVSPGHIKTNIFNNTGLTGEQIESAIEDIIPTIPFKRQGEPSEIANVVLFLASEEASYIHGAEVKVDAGISVIR; translated from the coding sequence ATGCAGAGATTTAAAAACAAAACCGCACTAATTACAGGCGGAACGAACGGAATGGGACTGGCTACTGCTCAGAAATTCATTGAAGAAGGAGGAACGGTTATTATTACAGGAAGAAGTGAAGAATCTGTAAACACAGCTTTGGACAAGCTTGCAAAAAATGCTTTCGGAATCGTGTCCAATGCCGGTAATATGAAAGATCTTATGAATCTTCAGCAGGAGGTTAGAAAATATACTGAGCAGGTTGATTTGGTTTTTGCCAATGCAGGATACGGAAAATTTGCTCCTGTGGAATATGTGGATGAAAATCATTTCGATGAACTCTTCAATGTTTTGGTAAAAGGCCCTTTTTTCACAGTACAGCAGATGCTGCCATTGATGAGAAGCGGAAGCTCCGTTATTTTCAATACTTCAGTAGCAACAGATATTGCTATGCCTAATTTTTCGGTATATTCTGCTGCAAAATCGGCGGTGCAGTCATTCATCAAAACTTTAGCTGTAGAACTTACAGAACGGGGAATCCGTGTTAATGGAGTAAGCCCCGGTCATATTAAAACCAATATTTTTAACAATACAGGTTTAACCGGAGAGCAAATTGAAAGCGCTATCGAAGATATAATTCCTACCATACCTTTTAAAAGACAGGGAGAACCTTCAGAAATAGCTAATGTAGTATTGTTTCTGGCTTCGGAGGAGGCATCATATATCCATGGAGCAGAAGTAAAAGTAGATGCAGGTATTTCAGTAATCAGGTAA
- a CDS encoding heme ABC transporter ATP-binding protein: MIKAHQINYKHKEFRILDGVDVSLEYGEFLAIVGPNGAGKSSLLSVLADEVKSGKQKVLFKNKPIQEWNVKELSKHKAKFSQHNSNDIPLDVKDVVMMGRYPYFDAQPGKEDLEAMNNMLYETDIFHLKDRDYNSLSGGEKQRVHLSRVMAQLQNEIVHKLVFLDEPLNNLDIKHQYKALEIIKKFTKKANSAIVVLHDLNLAAQFADKILLMKSGKVSAYGTPEEVFTAENISKAYNFPCTICGHPITNNPMIIFG; this comes from the coding sequence ATGATCAAGGCACACCAGATTAATTATAAACATAAAGAATTCCGTATTCTGGATGGAGTAGATGTCTCCCTTGAATATGGCGAATTTTTAGCCATTGTGGGTCCGAACGGAGCAGGGAAGTCAAGTCTTCTGAGCGTTTTGGCAGATGAAGTGAAATCCGGAAAGCAGAAAGTATTATTTAAAAATAAGCCTATTCAGGAATGGAACGTGAAGGAGCTTTCAAAACATAAAGCAAAATTTTCACAGCACAACAGCAATGATATTCCGCTTGATGTAAAAGATGTCGTCATGATGGGAAGGTATCCTTATTTTGATGCCCAGCCCGGAAAAGAAGATCTTGAAGCGATGAATAATATGCTCTATGAAACCGATATTTTTCATTTGAAAGACAGAGATTATAATTCTTTGTCAGGAGGTGAGAAACAACGGGTACATCTTTCCAGGGTAATGGCGCAGTTACAGAATGAAATTGTCCATAAACTGGTTTTCCTGGATGAACCGCTGAATAATTTAGACATTAAACATCAGTATAAAGCGTTGGAAATCATCAAAAAATTCACGAAAAAAGCCAACAGTGCCATTGTTGTTTTGCATGATCTGAACCTTGCTGCTCAATTTGCAGACAAGATTTTATTAATGAAATCAGGAAAAGTTTCCGCATATGGAACTCCGGAGGAAGTTTTCACGGCAGAAAATATCAGTAAAGCCTACAACTTTCCGTGTACCATCTGCGGCCATCCTATTACGAACAACCCAATGATCATTTTTGGATAA
- a CDS encoding organic hydroperoxide resistance protein, translating into MKTLYTTQVTAKGGRNGHVKSENGVLDLDVRMPKALGGGNDDFANPEMLFAAGYSACFDSALNRVISLSKVKTGETTVTAQVSIGQLENGGFGLAAELDVNIPGVSIEEAQALTEKAHQICPYSNATRNNMEVKLSVTNHD; encoded by the coding sequence ATGAAAACGTTATATACAACCCAGGTCACTGCAAAAGGAGGCCGAAACGGACATGTAAAGAGTGAAAACGGAGTATTGGATCTTGATGTAAGAATGCCGAAAGCTTTAGGAGGAGGCAATGATGATTTTGCCAACCCGGAAATGCTGTTTGCAGCTGGATATTCCGCATGTTTCGACAGTGCTCTGAACAGAGTGATCAGCCTTTCTAAGGTAAAAACCGGGGAAACAACGGTAACAGCACAAGTAAGCATAGGACAGCTTGAGAATGGCGGTTTCGGACTGGCAGCTGAGCTTGATGTGAACATTCCCGGAGTTTCTATTGAAGAAGCTCAGGCGTTGACAGAAAAAGCACACCAGATCTGTCCTTACTCCAATGCTACCAGAAACAATATGGAAGTAAAGCTTTCTGTGACCAACCACGATTAA
- a CDS encoding FecCD family ABC transporter permease, whose translation MKTQSKLYFYLIISAVLLTIIAVLSLNTGVYDFGGNSPFMILWQFIKGDPSLSLSDKYVIWDVRAARIVMAILIGGMLSVSGTSLQGLFKNPLATGDLIGLTSGATLLAAIAIVLGGHFKAYLPEAVQFSLVGIAAFIGSFLSMMLVYRISTSGGKTNVVMMLLTGVAITAIGFSITGFLIYLSKDEQLRDLTFWNLGSLAAATWTKNIILAVVMIIAYIILLPKGKALNAMMLGEKDAQHLGINVEKLKKQIIITVALMVGTCVAFSGTIGFVGLIVPYILRLLFKSDNTFILPLSAMYGSILLLTADTFSRSIVAPSELPIGIMTALMGGPIFIAILVKFKKSL comes from the coding sequence TTGAAAACACAAAGTAAACTATACTTTTATCTTATCATAAGTGCAGTACTGCTTACCATCATAGCAGTCCTGTCACTTAATACCGGAGTTTATGATTTCGGAGGGAATTCCCCGTTCATGATTCTGTGGCAATTTATAAAAGGTGATCCGTCTTTGTCCTTAAGTGATAAATACGTGATCTGGGACGTTAGAGCAGCAAGAATAGTTATGGCCATTTTAATTGGAGGTATGCTTTCCGTTTCGGGAACCAGCCTTCAGGGGCTTTTTAAAAATCCCTTAGCAACAGGAGATTTGATTGGCCTTACATCAGGAGCAACTCTGCTGGCGGCTATTGCGATTGTTTTGGGAGGACATTTCAAAGCGTATCTTCCTGAAGCGGTACAGTTTTCACTGGTAGGAATAGCGGCTTTTATTGGTTCTTTTTTATCCATGATGCTGGTGTACAGGATTTCAACAAGCGGAGGAAAAACAAATGTAGTGATGATGCTGCTTACCGGAGTGGCGATAACAGCAATCGGTTTCTCCATTACCGGATTTCTGATCTATCTTTCAAAAGATGAACAGCTCAGAGATTTAACTTTCTGGAATCTGGGAAGTCTTGCTGCTGCTACATGGACGAAGAATATCATCCTGGCCGTTGTGATGATCATCGCTTACATCATTTTATTACCTAAAGGAAAAGCGCTGAATGCCATGATGCTGGGAGAAAAAGATGCACAGCACCTTGGAATCAATGTGGAGAAATTGAAAAAGCAGATCATTATCACAGTAGCTTTAATGGTGGGAACATGCGTAGCATTTTCAGGAACTATTGGTTTTGTAGGATTGATTGTACCTTATATTTTAAGGCTTTTATTCAAATCCGATAATACCTTTATCCTGCCTTTATCAGCAATGTATGGAAGTATTTTATTGCTGACGGCAGATACATTCAGCAGAAGTATTGTAGCACCGTCAGAACTTCCGATCGGAATAATGACTGCATTGATGGGAGGACCTATCTTTATTGCTATTTTGGTTAAATTTAAAAAATCCCTGTAA